A window from Piliocolobus tephrosceles isolate RC106 chromosome 11, ASM277652v3, whole genome shotgun sequence encodes these proteins:
- the NOP58 gene encoding nucleolar protein 58 isoform X2: MEGKINKQLKKVLKKIVKEAHEPLAVADAKLGGVIKEKLNLSCIHSPVVNELMRGIRSQMDGLIPGVEPREMAAMCLGLAHSLSRYRLKFSADKVDTMIVQAISLLDDLDKELNNYIMRCREWYGWHFPELGKIISDNLTYCKCLQKVGDRKNYASAKLSELLPEEVEAEVKAAAEISMGTEVSEEDICNILHLCTQVIEISEYRTQLYEYLQNRMMAIAPNVTVMVGELVGARLIAHAGSLLNLAKHAASTVQILGAEKALFRALKSRRDTPKYGLIYHASLVGQTSPKHKGKISRMLAAKTVLAIRYDAFGEDSSSAMGVENRAKLEARLRTLEDRGIRKISGTGKALAKTEKYEHKSEVKTYDPSGDSTLPTCSKKRKIEQVDKEDEITEKKAKKAKIKVKVEEEEEEEKVAEEEETSVKKKKKKGKKKHIKEEPLSEEEPCTSTAIASPEKKKKKKKKRDNED, encoded by the exons ATGGAGGGCAAAATCAATAAGCAGCTGAAGAAAGTTctgaagaaaatagtaaaagaagCCCATGAACCGCTGGCAGTAGCTGATGCTAAACTAGGAGGGGTCATAAAG GAAAAGCTGAATCTCAGTTGTATCCATAGTCCTGTTGTTAATGAACTTATGAGAGGAATTCGTTCACAAATGGATGGATTAATCCCTGGGGTAGAACCACGTGAAATGGCAGCTATGTGTCTTGGATTGGCTCACAG CCTGTCTCGATATAGATTGAAATTTAGCGCTGATAAAGTAGACACAATGATTGTTCAGGCAATTT CCTTGTTAGATGACTTGGATAAAGAACTAAACAACTACATTATGCGATGTAGAGAATGGTATGGCTGGCATTTCCCTGAAttaggaaaaattatttcagataattTGACGTACTGCAAGTGTTTACAGAAAGTTG GCGATAGGAAGAACTATGCCTCTGCCAAACTTTCTGAGTTGCTGCCAGAAGAAGTTGAAGCAGAAGTAAAAGCAGCTGCAGAGATATCAATGGGAACAGAGGTTTCagaagaagatatttgcaatattCTGCATCTTTGCACCCAG GTGATTGAAATCTCTGAATATCGAACCCAGCTCTATGAATATCTACAAAATCGAATGATGGCCATTGCACCCAATGTTACAGTCATGGTTGGGGAATTAGTTGGAGCACGGCTTATTGCTCATGCAG gttCTCTTTTGAATTTGGCCAAGCATGCAGCTTCTACGGTTCAGATTCTTGGAGCAGAAAAGGCACTTTTCAGAGCCCTCAAATCTAGACGGGATACCCCTAAGTACGGTCTCATTTATCATGCTTCACTCGTAGGCCAGACAAGTCCCAAACACAAAGGAAAG ATTTCTCGAATGCTGGCAGCGAAAACTGTTTTGGCTATCCGTTATGATGCTTTTGGTGAGGATTCAAGTTCTGCAATGGGAGTTGAGAACAGAGCCAAATTAGAGGCCAGGTTGAGAACTTTGGAAGATAGAGGG ataagaaaaataagtggAACAGGAAAGGCattagcaaaaacagaaaaatatgaacaCAAAAG TGAAGTGAAGACATACGATCCTTCTGGTGACTCCACACTTCCAACCTGTTCTAAAAAACGCAAAATAGAACAGGTAGATAAAGAGGATGAAATtactgaaaagaaagcaaaaaaagccaAGATTAAAGTTAAAG ttgaagaagaggaagaagaagaaaaagtggcagaagaagaagaaacatctgtgaagaagaagaagaaaaagggtaaaaagaaacacattaaggAAGAACCACTTTCTGAGGAAGAACCATGTACCAGCACAGCAATTgct agtccagagaaaaagaagaaaaagaaaaaaaaaagagataacgAGGATTAA